The following are encoded in a window of uncultured Sphaerochaeta sp. genomic DNA:
- a CDS encoding glycosyltransferase translates to MKTVLFYISNLKKGGAQRVLSTLSNHFAETYQIILLTTTYGKSSYELHPSIQLLSLDDSSEAILENKIKKNIRRNKRMLEIVDTYTPAVIITFLEREIFRILYIRKQITAPVIVSFRNDPQVDYASIIPRLSINWLINRADGIVFQTPDAKKFFSGRYQCKDTIIPNPLNPAFLIERDVQQRDTRIVTVGKLFPQKNHALLIRSFATIAEEFPNYTLEIFGDGDLREPLQTLIHELALDSRVFLRGIKSNIEEYLFDASMFVLSSDYEGVSNALIEAMALGLPVISTDCPCGGSAMLIDDGVNGLLTPVGDEQALASAMRKMILDKSLSQKLGNRAKEVRKIVHPQAVFSLWESYIHEVIKSQPGRTK, encoded by the coding sequence ATGAAGACAGTATTATTTTATATATCCAATTTGAAAAAAGGTGGTGCACAGAGGGTTTTAAGTACACTCTCTAATCACTTTGCAGAAACATACCAGATAATTCTCCTTACTACGACATATGGAAAAAGCTCCTATGAGTTGCATCCTTCAATACAACTGCTAAGTTTGGATGATTCTTCAGAAGCAATACTCGAAAACAAGATTAAAAAGAATATTCGACGGAACAAGCGGATGCTTGAGATAGTAGATACCTATACACCTGCAGTAATTATTACCTTTCTTGAGCGAGAAATCTTTCGAATCCTTTATATCAGAAAACAAATCACAGCTCCTGTTATCGTTTCATTTAGGAATGATCCACAAGTTGACTACGCTTCAATTATTCCAAGGCTTTCTATCAATTGGCTGATTAACAGAGCTGATGGAATTGTTTTTCAAACGCCTGATGCAAAGAAGTTTTTTTCAGGTCGATATCAATGCAAAGATACAATTATTCCAAATCCTCTAAATCCTGCTTTTCTCATCGAACGAGATGTTCAACAAAGGGATACCAGAATTGTAACTGTTGGTAAACTTTTTCCCCAAAAGAATCATGCATTACTCATCCGATCCTTCGCAACAATTGCAGAAGAATTTCCCAACTATACACTCGAGATTTTTGGAGATGGAGATTTGAGAGAACCTTTACAAACATTAATACATGAGCTCGCATTGGATTCTCGAGTTTTCCTTCGTGGTATTAAGAGCAATATTGAAGAGTATCTGTTTGATGCGAGCATGTTCGTGCTCTCCTCTGATTATGAAGGTGTTTCAAATGCCTTAATTGAAGCTATGGCATTAGGATTGCCAGTTATATCTACTGATTGTCCGTGCGGAGGATCCGCTATGTTAATTGATGACGGAGTGAATGGATTGTTGACTCCAGTTGGAGATGAACAAGCCTTAGCTAGTGCTATGAGAAAAATGATATTGGATAAAAGTCTTTCTCAGAAACTTGGTAACCGTGCTAAAGAAGTCCGAAAAATTGTACACCCTCAAGCAGTTTTTTCCCTTTGGGAGTCATATATTCATGAAGTGATTAAATCGCAACCAGGAAGGACTAAGTAA
- a CDS encoding glycosyltransferase: protein MNNPLVSIIMSTYNEPYAYIKAAVDSLLAQTYSNIEYIIIVDNPENTEAIRALKTYESSDERIMLHINPENRGLVYCLNYGTQLSHGDYIARMDADDISLPDRIEKEVKFLHSHSCDMVSTQMIPIDEDGNTLPREGGPVYRRNHSLEKQMYCENLVVHPSVLIKKSVLLDLQGYRSIQSVEDYDLWLRLLSCGYSIGIMEEPLLAHRISLEGVGRSDRYGQFLGAQYVRFLYRMRKRTGKDNHSEELFEKFRRKYHYYNRHAKRNYQKAYQAYCEAKIARNRGDRIAAFKLLGYSFLISGLRRRHVATVMYYKLRNFLVVSF, encoded by the coding sequence GTGAATAATCCTCTTGTATCCATAATTATGAGTACGTATAACGAACCTTATGCATATATTAAAGCAGCTGTAGATTCCCTGCTTGCACAAACCTATTCCAATATTGAATATATAATTATTGTAGATAACCCAGAGAATACAGAAGCGATAAGGGCTCTAAAAACCTATGAATCCAGTGATGAAAGGATTATGCTCCATATCAATCCAGAGAACAGAGGATTAGTGTATTGCTTGAATTATGGCACACAACTTTCGCACGGAGACTACATAGCACGAATGGATGCAGATGATATTTCTCTTCCAGATAGAATAGAAAAGGAGGTCAAATTTCTTCACTCTCACAGTTGTGATATGGTGTCAACTCAGATGATACCCATCGACGAAGATGGTAATACTCTTCCAAGAGAGGGAGGCCCTGTCTACAGGCGAAACCATAGCCTAGAGAAACAAATGTATTGCGAGAATCTGGTAGTACATCCTTCTGTATTAATCAAAAAATCCGTTTTGCTGGATTTACAAGGATATCGGTCTATCCAGTCGGTAGAAGATTATGATTTGTGGTTACGTCTATTAAGCTGTGGTTATAGTATCGGAATTATGGAAGAGCCTTTACTTGCACATCGGATCTCTTTGGAAGGTGTGGGGCGATCGGATAGATACGGCCAATTCTTAGGAGCTCAATATGTACGATTTTTATATCGGATGAGAAAGCGGACCGGAAAGGACAATCATTCAGAAGAATTATTTGAAAAATTCCGGCGTAAGTATCATTATTACAATAGACATGCGAAGAGGAATTATCAGAAAGCATATCAAGCCTACTGTGAAGCAAAAATTGCAAGAAACCGAGGGGATAGAATCGCTGCTTTCAAACTTTTAGGATATTCTTTCTTAATCTCCGGATTACGAAGAAGACATGTCGCAACGGTTATGTACTATAAACTACGTAATTTTCTGGTAGTATCATTTTGA
- a CDS encoding riboflavin kinase yields the protein MSVAFGHFDGVHRGHQAILAHKPEKIYIQPVTGQAVLTTDEERDALIKEYAGQACSIIHVDKRLETKGFDSVIVGNHHPGLTSLKEHNEKLDLIKPVLYKGEPITADRIADSLLRGEIEEAEEMLGHPFTMTGEVVYGRQLGRTVGMPTVNMKIASNKLIPRHGVYGTITIVDGVRYLGVTSIGPRPTVDDYPTITIETFLLHFNRDLYGQVITMEIKNFIRPITKFESLQAVREQVDKDVLFVVEKGLE from the coding sequence ATGAGTGTAGCATTCGGGCATTTTGATGGGGTGCATCGTGGGCACCAAGCCATCCTTGCCCACAAGCCAGAGAAAATATATATACAGCCGGTTACCGGACAAGCAGTGCTTACCACTGATGAAGAGCGTGATGCCTTGATCAAGGAGTATGCTGGCCAGGCGTGTAGCATTATTCACGTTGATAAGCGTCTGGAAACCAAGGGTTTCGACTCCGTGATTGTGGGAAACCACCACCCTGGGCTTACCTCGCTCAAAGAGCACAATGAAAAGCTTGATCTTATCAAACCTGTACTGTACAAGGGTGAACCGATTACTGCTGACCGTATAGCCGATAGTTTGCTCAGGGGAGAGATTGAAGAGGCTGAAGAGATGCTAGGGCATCCCTTCACCATGACTGGAGAAGTGGTCTATGGAAGACAGCTGGGGAGAACGGTGGGAATGCCCACTGTTAACATGAAAATTGCATCCAACAAGCTTATCCCACGTCATGGGGTGTATGGAACGATTACCATTGTTGATGGGGTGAGATACCTTGGTGTTACCAGCATCGGTCCCCGGCCAACCGTAGATGATTATCCTACTATTACCATTGAGACCTTCCTTCTTCATTTCAACCGTGACCTTTATGGTCAGGTTATAACCATGGAAATCAAGAACTTCATCCGTCCCATCACCAAGTTCGAGAGCCTTCAGGCTGTCAGGGAACAGGTGGACAAGGATGTCTTGTTCGTGGTGGAGAAGGGGTTGGAGTAG
- a CDS encoding APC family permease, translating to MATKQKKLGTFDSIHLLIGGMIGSAIFSLSGITILSAGPSAIISWVLGALILLAYGLQTAELASRYPQSGGVFAFPALLLGKTREQGNLWGWISAWAYLFGCIAGAAFSAIYIGIYLSVAFPVMGSWQVPLGIAAVLFSGVLNAVRFRITGKATTVLTLFLGLTLLIFSVSVFSSGSWDASQLTPFFTQGTGGVTGFLDALPLAMVAYGAIVALSFLVGEVEKPNRTVPKAMAIAMAVVLVLYLVVLVATLGLVSSSYLQENEGMRYIPLYAAAFSLPGLAFLTPLISISAVLALLTTMIVTMALASHTLQATAEKGALPRFLARTGKENGAPLTATAVVVLVTGFFAAFPQLTNLLINLGALCNVIVVAIVCVTVIESRKQHPTKEAGFFHAPGGNVLPILTLAVLVASYVPSVIQGGWQLWLATVIYYVIGLLFYRRPRRQL from the coding sequence GTGGCAACAAAGCAGAAGAAACTTGGGACCTTTGACAGTATACACCTTTTGATCGGGGGAATGATCGGCAGCGCCATCTTCTCTCTTTCTGGGATTACCATCCTTAGTGCAGGACCGTCGGCGATTATCTCCTGGGTTCTTGGTGCGCTTATCCTGCTTGCCTATGGCTTGCAGACTGCAGAGCTTGCCTCTCGCTATCCCCAAAGTGGAGGAGTCTTCGCATTTCCAGCCTTACTCTTGGGTAAAACAAGGGAGCAAGGCAATCTGTGGGGGTGGATCTCAGCGTGGGCCTATCTCTTTGGGTGTATTGCAGGAGCTGCCTTCTCAGCTATTTATATTGGTATTTACCTCTCTGTTGCATTCCCCGTCATGGGTTCCTGGCAGGTTCCCCTCGGTATTGCTGCCGTACTTTTTAGTGGGGTGCTGAACGCAGTACGTTTCCGTATTACCGGAAAAGCTACTACCGTACTTACCCTGTTCCTTGGACTCACCTTGCTGATCTTCTCTGTTTCAGTATTTTCCAGTGGGAGTTGGGACGCTTCTCAGCTTACTCCTTTCTTTACACAGGGAACTGGGGGAGTTACAGGGTTCTTGGATGCACTTCCTCTTGCCATGGTAGCCTATGGGGCTATTGTTGCCCTGTCATTTCTGGTTGGGGAAGTAGAGAAACCGAATAGGACTGTTCCCAAGGCGATGGCCATTGCCATGGCCGTTGTCTTGGTGCTCTACTTGGTAGTGCTGGTAGCAACCTTGGGCTTGGTATCTTCATCCTACCTGCAAGAGAATGAGGGGATGCGCTACATTCCTCTCTATGCTGCAGCATTCAGTCTACCTGGTTTAGCCTTCCTGACTCCTCTGATTTCCATCTCAGCAGTGCTGGCACTTCTCACCACCATGATTGTGACTATGGCCCTTGCAAGCCATACCCTGCAAGCTACAGCAGAAAAGGGTGCTCTCCCTCGGTTTCTTGCAAGAACAGGTAAGGAAAATGGTGCCCCGCTGACAGCAACAGCAGTAGTAGTGCTCGTAACTGGTTTCTTTGCCGCATTTCCACAACTTACCAATCTTCTGATCAACCTAGGAGCTCTTTGTAATGTCATCGTGGTGGCAATCGTCTGTGTAACGGTCATTGAGTCAAGAAAACAACACCCAACCAAGGAAGCAGGGTTCTTCCATGCACCGGGAGGGAATGTCCTCCCCATCCTGACACTGGCTGTGTTGGTTGCCAGTTATGTACCGAGTGTCATACAAGGTGGATGGCAGCTCTGGTTAGCAACGGTCATCTACTATGTAATTGGACTTCTTTTCTACCGAAGGCCGAGGAGGCAGCTATGA